Proteins encoded within one genomic window of Ctenopharyngodon idella isolate HZGC_01 chromosome 6, HZGC01, whole genome shotgun sequence:
- the trak2 gene encoding trafficking kinesin-binding protein 2 isoform X1: protein MFEVKPMSVEKKDTAVGTDESSKVCDGGVSGDSLYLYEGQDWVISPSCSPEEPSTISPMLAEETFRYMTYLAVGSSYPHNGSNSLSKVLSAERVEQMTKTYNDIDVVTHLLGERDRDLELAARIGQSLLQRNHVLQERNESLEEQLAQAVDQVHQLQHELSKKDELLRMVASASEESETDSSCSTPLRHPTPAGAALALSQLEVLQSKLQELEEENLSLRSEACHLKKETVTYEEKEQQLVNDCVKELRESNSQMVSLTNELSQKNEDLMRHQEEIAQLLSQIVELQQRIKELALEKEELRIHLQASKEAQRQLTAELKELSDRNAECVGMLHESQEEIKELRSKNTPSAGLRRHLPYGLCPMDSLAAEIEGTMRRELSVEEEITFQYQRSTHKRVFQTVRSVNQAVMRAAAAVPPIPGSARSGVVMTPVPYLSHTPNTEEGAIDVDVTKENSRLGQPGCPGGNDLTSALNRLSLRRQNFLCERQFFQAERDRKLQELAAAESDGGGSGCSSPMGSTVSSFTNLSEFSFSSSCFKTFLPEKLQIVKPMEGSLTLHHWQQLAKPHLATILDPHPGVVTKGFRPLPQDSVYHLNDLEEDEDQEKLAWEHKRKEEEPQARKTKEEDVEEEEEEEEDGITFHVRSSSTPEEKMERRPVQSTTNVPPLPASLRNSPVPIAMAVSLATAVNLTAAPAVSSGISGSAVPQFDLNVCSKVPSTAVNPGKYQSSTFSTYTFTTCRILHPSDSTQVTPSSACSPSVSVNTPSSLRTGPSTPVTPCRLSLGDSFPVRRPAAPPGGLAKLLLEKGISAQGPAAVVAPKKPLSLRLLPSTPPNSPSHSPCPSPVPFDSRSTSSDNFLASRPAELFLQDVYGLKLGRASRPDLLSPEQSPQGQSTKPDCHGVKLVEQLRKLGLDKKVLQGSDADGAHPQESATFLATGGGSLLDGLRRNQSLPVMVGRRSASVSSPSFPVPPPHPTSLALPTPPWGNLNEPRRTRRHASLSQAPPHLHNS, encoded by the exons ATGTTCGAGGTGAAGCCCATGAGCGTGGAGAAAAAGGACACAGCTGTGGGAACAG ATGAGAGCAGTAAAGTTTGTGACGGGGGTGTCAGCGGGGATTCGCTGTATCTTTACGAGGGTCAGGACTGGGTCATCTCCCCCTCCTGCTCTCCAGAAGAACCCAGCACCATCTCACCCATGCTGGCCGAGGAAACTTTCCGCTACATGA CATATCTAGCTGTTGGTTCCTCTTATCCCCATAATGGCTCTAACAGCCTCTCTAAAG TCCTCAGCGCTGAGCGGGTGGAGCAGATGACAAAGACCTACAATGACATTGACGTGGTCACACACCTCCTGGGTGAA AGGGATCGCGACTTGGAATTGGCCGCACGGATTGGTCAGTCTCTCCTGCAGAGGAACCATGTGCTTCAGGAGCGAAACGAATCTCTGGAGGAGCAGCTAGCACAGGCTGTAGACCAG GTTCATCAGCTTCAGCATGAGTTGTCGAAGAAGGATGAGCTCCTCCGGATGGTTGCGAGCGCCAGCGAGGAGAGCGAGACCGACTCCAGCTGCTCCACGCCGCTACGTCACCCCACACCCGCAGGGGCCGCTCTCGCCCTCAGCCAGCTGGAGGTGCTACAATCCAAACTCCAGGAGCTGGAGGAGGAGAACCTCTCGCTGAGATCAGAG GCCTGTCACCTGAAGAAAGAGACCGTCACTTATGAGGAGAAAGAACAGCAGCTGGTGAATGACTGCGTTAAAGAGCTAC GTGAGTCAAACAGTCAGATGGTGTCACTGACGAACGAACTCTCCCAGAAGAACGAGGATTTAATGAGACATCAGGAGGAGATCGCTCAACTCCTCTCACAGATCGTAGAGCTCCAACAAAGAATCAAAGAG TTGGCGCTAGAGAAAGAAGAACTGAGAATTCACCTTCAAGCCTCAAAGGAAGCACAACGGCAACTCACGGCTGAG cttAAGGAGCTGTCGGACAGAAATGCAGAGTGTGTGGGAATGTTACATGAGTCTCAGGAGGAGATTAAGGAGCTGCGCAGTAAGAACACGCCATCTGCAGGCCTGCGCAGACACCTGCCTTATGGACTCTGTCCCATG GATTCATTGGCAGCTGAGATTGAAGGTACTATGAGGAGAGAGTTGAGTGTAGAAGAAGAAATCACATTTCAGTACCAGAG GTCGACCCATAAGCGTGTGTTCCAGACGGTACGGTCTGTTAATCAGGCTGTGATGAGAGCGGCTGCCGCAGTGCCTCCAATCCCTGGCTCCGCCCGCAGCGGCGTGGTCATGACACCAGTGCCCTATCTATCACACACACCCAACACAGAGGAAGGAGCCATAGATGTGGATGTCACCAA AGAGAACTCCCGTCTAGGTCAGCCCGGCTGTCCCGGAGGAAATGACCTTACATCAGCCCTAAATCGCCTCTCCCTGCGGAGGCAGAATTTCCTGTGCGAGCGACAGTTCTTCCAGGCAGAGAGAGACCGGAAGCTGCAGGAGTTGGCGGCTGCAGAGTCGGATGGGGGTGGTAGCGGCTGCAGTTCACCAATGGGAAGCACCGTCTCTTCTTTCACCAACCTGTCAGAATTCTCCTTTTCCTCCAGCTGTTTCAAGACATTTCTCCCTGAAAAACTGCAGATTGTTAAACCAATGGAAG GTTCTCTGACTCTTCATCATTGGCAGCAGCTTGCTAAACCCCACCTGGCCACTATTCTAGACCCCCATCCAGGTGTAGTTACCAAAGGCTTCCGCCCTCTCCCTCAGGACAGTGTTTATCACCTGAATGACCTTGAAGAAGATGAAGACCAGGAGAAACTAGCATGGGAACATAAGAGAAAAGAGGAGGAGCCACAGgccagaaaaacaaaagaagaagatgtggaggaggaggaggaggaggaggaggacggAATCACATTTCACGTGCGGTCATCGTCCACTCCGGAAGAGAAGATGGAGAGGAGGCCTGTCCAAAGCACAACTAATGTCCCGCCCCTTCCTGCATCCCTCAGGAATTCCCCTGTACCCATAGCAATGGCTGTCTCCTTAGCAACAGCAGTTAACCTGACTGCTGCTCCTGCAGTTAGTTCTGGAATCTCAGGATCAGCAGTTCCCCAGTTTGACCTGAATGTCTGCTCTAAAGTGCCCTCTACAG ctgTAAATCCTGGGAAATATCAGAGCTCCACTTTTTCCACGTACACCTTCACTACTTGCCGGATCCTGCATCCTAGTGACAGCACACAGGTTACACCCAG CTCTGCCTGTAGTCCTTCTGTCAGCGTCAACACCCCGAGTTCTCTCCGGACCGGTCCCAGTACTCCAGTCACACCCTGCAGGTTGAGTCTGGGTGATTCTTTCCCGGTTCGCCGCCCTGCTGCACCCCCTGGTGGTCTCGCCAAGCTCCTGCTGGAGAAAGGCATCTCTGCTCAGGGTCCCGCTGCTGTGGTGGCACCTAAAAAGCCTCTTTCTCTACGTCTTCTTCCCAGCACTCCTCCAAACTCCCCCTCCCATTCCCCATGCCCCTCCCCTGTGCCCTTCGACTCCCGATCCACCTCTTCGGACAACTTCCTGGCATCCCGTCCCGCTGAGCTCTTCCTGCAAGACGTTTATGGGCTGAAACTCGGTCGTGCCTCCCGACCCGATCTCCTCAGCCCTGAACAATCCCCTCAAGGGCAGTCAACCAAACCAGACTGCCACGGCGTCAAGCTCGTGGAGCAACTTCGCAAGCTAGGCTTGGATAAAAAAGTGCTCCAAGGGTCGGATGCCGATGGTGCCCATCCACAGGAATCTGCCACCTTCCTAGCAACAGGAGGCGGCAGCTTATTGGACGGGCTCAGGCGAAATCAAAGTCTGCCTGTTATGGTTGGCCGCCGTAGCGCATCCGTCTCCAGTCCGTCCTTTCCTGTCCCGCCCCCTCACCCTACTTCCTTGGCCCTTCCCACTCCACCATGGGGGAACCTAAACGAACCGCGCCGCACACGTAGACACGCCTCCCTTTCTCAGGCCCCACCCCACCTGCATAATTCATAA
- the trak2 gene encoding trafficking kinesin-binding protein 2 isoform X2: MFEVKPMSVEKKDTAVGTDESSKVCDGGVSGDSLYLYEGQDWVISPSCSPEEPSTISPMLAEETFRYMILSAERVEQMTKTYNDIDVVTHLLGERDRDLELAARIGQSLLQRNHVLQERNESLEEQLAQAVDQVHQLQHELSKKDELLRMVASASEESETDSSCSTPLRHPTPAGAALALSQLEVLQSKLQELEEENLSLRSEACHLKKETVTYEEKEQQLVNDCVKELRESNSQMVSLTNELSQKNEDLMRHQEEIAQLLSQIVELQQRIKELALEKEELRIHLQASKEAQRQLTAELKELSDRNAECVGMLHESQEEIKELRSKNTPSAGLRRHLPYGLCPMDSLAAEIEGTMRRELSVEEEITFQYQRSTHKRVFQTVRSVNQAVMRAAAAVPPIPGSARSGVVMTPVPYLSHTPNTEEGAIDVDVTKENSRLGQPGCPGGNDLTSALNRLSLRRQNFLCERQFFQAERDRKLQELAAAESDGGGSGCSSPMGSTVSSFTNLSEFSFSSSCFKTFLPEKLQIVKPMEGSLTLHHWQQLAKPHLATILDPHPGVVTKGFRPLPQDSVYHLNDLEEDEDQEKLAWEHKRKEEEPQARKTKEEDVEEEEEEEEDGITFHVRSSSTPEEKMERRPVQSTTNVPPLPASLRNSPVPIAMAVSLATAVNLTAAPAVSSGISGSAVPQFDLNVCSKVPSTAVNPGKYQSSTFSTYTFTTCRILHPSDSTQVTPSSACSPSVSVNTPSSLRTGPSTPVTPCRLSLGDSFPVRRPAAPPGGLAKLLLEKGISAQGPAAVVAPKKPLSLRLLPSTPPNSPSHSPCPSPVPFDSRSTSSDNFLASRPAELFLQDVYGLKLGRASRPDLLSPEQSPQGQSTKPDCHGVKLVEQLRKLGLDKKVLQGSDADGAHPQESATFLATGGGSLLDGLRRNQSLPVMVGRRSASVSSPSFPVPPPHPTSLALPTPPWGNLNEPRRTRRHASLSQAPPHLHNS, encoded by the exons ATGTTCGAGGTGAAGCCCATGAGCGTGGAGAAAAAGGACACAGCTGTGGGAACAG ATGAGAGCAGTAAAGTTTGTGACGGGGGTGTCAGCGGGGATTCGCTGTATCTTTACGAGGGTCAGGACTGGGTCATCTCCCCCTCCTGCTCTCCAGAAGAACCCAGCACCATCTCACCCATGCTGGCCGAGGAAACTTTCCGCTACATGA TCCTCAGCGCTGAGCGGGTGGAGCAGATGACAAAGACCTACAATGACATTGACGTGGTCACACACCTCCTGGGTGAA AGGGATCGCGACTTGGAATTGGCCGCACGGATTGGTCAGTCTCTCCTGCAGAGGAACCATGTGCTTCAGGAGCGAAACGAATCTCTGGAGGAGCAGCTAGCACAGGCTGTAGACCAG GTTCATCAGCTTCAGCATGAGTTGTCGAAGAAGGATGAGCTCCTCCGGATGGTTGCGAGCGCCAGCGAGGAGAGCGAGACCGACTCCAGCTGCTCCACGCCGCTACGTCACCCCACACCCGCAGGGGCCGCTCTCGCCCTCAGCCAGCTGGAGGTGCTACAATCCAAACTCCAGGAGCTGGAGGAGGAGAACCTCTCGCTGAGATCAGAG GCCTGTCACCTGAAGAAAGAGACCGTCACTTATGAGGAGAAAGAACAGCAGCTGGTGAATGACTGCGTTAAAGAGCTAC GTGAGTCAAACAGTCAGATGGTGTCACTGACGAACGAACTCTCCCAGAAGAACGAGGATTTAATGAGACATCAGGAGGAGATCGCTCAACTCCTCTCACAGATCGTAGAGCTCCAACAAAGAATCAAAGAG TTGGCGCTAGAGAAAGAAGAACTGAGAATTCACCTTCAAGCCTCAAAGGAAGCACAACGGCAACTCACGGCTGAG cttAAGGAGCTGTCGGACAGAAATGCAGAGTGTGTGGGAATGTTACATGAGTCTCAGGAGGAGATTAAGGAGCTGCGCAGTAAGAACACGCCATCTGCAGGCCTGCGCAGACACCTGCCTTATGGACTCTGTCCCATG GATTCATTGGCAGCTGAGATTGAAGGTACTATGAGGAGAGAGTTGAGTGTAGAAGAAGAAATCACATTTCAGTACCAGAG GTCGACCCATAAGCGTGTGTTCCAGACGGTACGGTCTGTTAATCAGGCTGTGATGAGAGCGGCTGCCGCAGTGCCTCCAATCCCTGGCTCCGCCCGCAGCGGCGTGGTCATGACACCAGTGCCCTATCTATCACACACACCCAACACAGAGGAAGGAGCCATAGATGTGGATGTCACCAA AGAGAACTCCCGTCTAGGTCAGCCCGGCTGTCCCGGAGGAAATGACCTTACATCAGCCCTAAATCGCCTCTCCCTGCGGAGGCAGAATTTCCTGTGCGAGCGACAGTTCTTCCAGGCAGAGAGAGACCGGAAGCTGCAGGAGTTGGCGGCTGCAGAGTCGGATGGGGGTGGTAGCGGCTGCAGTTCACCAATGGGAAGCACCGTCTCTTCTTTCACCAACCTGTCAGAATTCTCCTTTTCCTCCAGCTGTTTCAAGACATTTCTCCCTGAAAAACTGCAGATTGTTAAACCAATGGAAG GTTCTCTGACTCTTCATCATTGGCAGCAGCTTGCTAAACCCCACCTGGCCACTATTCTAGACCCCCATCCAGGTGTAGTTACCAAAGGCTTCCGCCCTCTCCCTCAGGACAGTGTTTATCACCTGAATGACCTTGAAGAAGATGAAGACCAGGAGAAACTAGCATGGGAACATAAGAGAAAAGAGGAGGAGCCACAGgccagaaaaacaaaagaagaagatgtggaggaggaggaggaggaggaggaggacggAATCACATTTCACGTGCGGTCATCGTCCACTCCGGAAGAGAAGATGGAGAGGAGGCCTGTCCAAAGCACAACTAATGTCCCGCCCCTTCCTGCATCCCTCAGGAATTCCCCTGTACCCATAGCAATGGCTGTCTCCTTAGCAACAGCAGTTAACCTGACTGCTGCTCCTGCAGTTAGTTCTGGAATCTCAGGATCAGCAGTTCCCCAGTTTGACCTGAATGTCTGCTCTAAAGTGCCCTCTACAG ctgTAAATCCTGGGAAATATCAGAGCTCCACTTTTTCCACGTACACCTTCACTACTTGCCGGATCCTGCATCCTAGTGACAGCACACAGGTTACACCCAG CTCTGCCTGTAGTCCTTCTGTCAGCGTCAACACCCCGAGTTCTCTCCGGACCGGTCCCAGTACTCCAGTCACACCCTGCAGGTTGAGTCTGGGTGATTCTTTCCCGGTTCGCCGCCCTGCTGCACCCCCTGGTGGTCTCGCCAAGCTCCTGCTGGAGAAAGGCATCTCTGCTCAGGGTCCCGCTGCTGTGGTGGCACCTAAAAAGCCTCTTTCTCTACGTCTTCTTCCCAGCACTCCTCCAAACTCCCCCTCCCATTCCCCATGCCCCTCCCCTGTGCCCTTCGACTCCCGATCCACCTCTTCGGACAACTTCCTGGCATCCCGTCCCGCTGAGCTCTTCCTGCAAGACGTTTATGGGCTGAAACTCGGTCGTGCCTCCCGACCCGATCTCCTCAGCCCTGAACAATCCCCTCAAGGGCAGTCAACCAAACCAGACTGCCACGGCGTCAAGCTCGTGGAGCAACTTCGCAAGCTAGGCTTGGATAAAAAAGTGCTCCAAGGGTCGGATGCCGATGGTGCCCATCCACAGGAATCTGCCACCTTCCTAGCAACAGGAGGCGGCAGCTTATTGGACGGGCTCAGGCGAAATCAAAGTCTGCCTGTTATGGTTGGCCGCCGTAGCGCATCCGTCTCCAGTCCGTCCTTTCCTGTCCCGCCCCCTCACCCTACTTCCTTGGCCCTTCCCACTCCACCATGGGGGAACCTAAACGAACCGCGCCGCACACGTAGACACGCCTCCCTTTCTCAGGCCCCACCCCACCTGCATAATTCATAA
- the trak2 gene encoding trafficking kinesin-binding protein 2 isoform X3 codes for MPVLNIQNEELYDQYAAEAYLAVGSSYPHNGSNSLSKVLSAERVEQMTKTYNDIDVVTHLLGERDRDLELAARIGQSLLQRNHVLQERNESLEEQLAQAVDQVHQLQHELSKKDELLRMVASASEESETDSSCSTPLRHPTPAGAALALSQLEVLQSKLQELEEENLSLRSEACHLKKETVTYEEKEQQLVNDCVKELRESNSQMVSLTNELSQKNEDLMRHQEEIAQLLSQIVELQQRIKELALEKEELRIHLQASKEAQRQLTAELKELSDRNAECVGMLHESQEEIKELRSKNTPSAGLRRHLPYGLCPMDSLAAEIEGTMRRELSVEEEITFQYQRSTHKRVFQTVRSVNQAVMRAAAAVPPIPGSARSGVVMTPVPYLSHTPNTEEGAIDVDVTKENSRLGQPGCPGGNDLTSALNRLSLRRQNFLCERQFFQAERDRKLQELAAAESDGGGSGCSSPMGSTVSSFTNLSEFSFSSSCFKTFLPEKLQIVKPMEGSLTLHHWQQLAKPHLATILDPHPGVVTKGFRPLPQDSVYHLNDLEEDEDQEKLAWEHKRKEEEPQARKTKEEDVEEEEEEEEDGITFHVRSSSTPEEKMERRPVQSTTNVPPLPASLRNSPVPIAMAVSLATAVNLTAAPAVSSGISGSAVPQFDLNVCSKVPSTAVNPGKYQSSTFSTYTFTTCRILHPSDSTQVTPSSACSPSVSVNTPSSLRTGPSTPVTPCRLSLGDSFPVRRPAAPPGGLAKLLLEKGISAQGPAAVVAPKKPLSLRLLPSTPPNSPSHSPCPSPVPFDSRSTSSDNFLASRPAELFLQDVYGLKLGRASRPDLLSPEQSPQGQSTKPDCHGVKLVEQLRKLGLDKKVLQGSDADGAHPQESATFLATGGGSLLDGLRRNQSLPVMVGRRSASVSSPSFPVPPPHPTSLALPTPPWGNLNEPRRTRRHASLSQAPPHLHNS; via the exons ATGCCGGTACTAAACATACAGAATGAGGAGCTCTATGATCAATATGCTGCAGAAG CATATCTAGCTGTTGGTTCCTCTTATCCCCATAATGGCTCTAACAGCCTCTCTAAAG TCCTCAGCGCTGAGCGGGTGGAGCAGATGACAAAGACCTACAATGACATTGACGTGGTCACACACCTCCTGGGTGAA AGGGATCGCGACTTGGAATTGGCCGCACGGATTGGTCAGTCTCTCCTGCAGAGGAACCATGTGCTTCAGGAGCGAAACGAATCTCTGGAGGAGCAGCTAGCACAGGCTGTAGACCAG GTTCATCAGCTTCAGCATGAGTTGTCGAAGAAGGATGAGCTCCTCCGGATGGTTGCGAGCGCCAGCGAGGAGAGCGAGACCGACTCCAGCTGCTCCACGCCGCTACGTCACCCCACACCCGCAGGGGCCGCTCTCGCCCTCAGCCAGCTGGAGGTGCTACAATCCAAACTCCAGGAGCTGGAGGAGGAGAACCTCTCGCTGAGATCAGAG GCCTGTCACCTGAAGAAAGAGACCGTCACTTATGAGGAGAAAGAACAGCAGCTGGTGAATGACTGCGTTAAAGAGCTAC GTGAGTCAAACAGTCAGATGGTGTCACTGACGAACGAACTCTCCCAGAAGAACGAGGATTTAATGAGACATCAGGAGGAGATCGCTCAACTCCTCTCACAGATCGTAGAGCTCCAACAAAGAATCAAAGAG TTGGCGCTAGAGAAAGAAGAACTGAGAATTCACCTTCAAGCCTCAAAGGAAGCACAACGGCAACTCACGGCTGAG cttAAGGAGCTGTCGGACAGAAATGCAGAGTGTGTGGGAATGTTACATGAGTCTCAGGAGGAGATTAAGGAGCTGCGCAGTAAGAACACGCCATCTGCAGGCCTGCGCAGACACCTGCCTTATGGACTCTGTCCCATG GATTCATTGGCAGCTGAGATTGAAGGTACTATGAGGAGAGAGTTGAGTGTAGAAGAAGAAATCACATTTCAGTACCAGAG GTCGACCCATAAGCGTGTGTTCCAGACGGTACGGTCTGTTAATCAGGCTGTGATGAGAGCGGCTGCCGCAGTGCCTCCAATCCCTGGCTCCGCCCGCAGCGGCGTGGTCATGACACCAGTGCCCTATCTATCACACACACCCAACACAGAGGAAGGAGCCATAGATGTGGATGTCACCAA AGAGAACTCCCGTCTAGGTCAGCCCGGCTGTCCCGGAGGAAATGACCTTACATCAGCCCTAAATCGCCTCTCCCTGCGGAGGCAGAATTTCCTGTGCGAGCGACAGTTCTTCCAGGCAGAGAGAGACCGGAAGCTGCAGGAGTTGGCGGCTGCAGAGTCGGATGGGGGTGGTAGCGGCTGCAGTTCACCAATGGGAAGCACCGTCTCTTCTTTCACCAACCTGTCAGAATTCTCCTTTTCCTCCAGCTGTTTCAAGACATTTCTCCCTGAAAAACTGCAGATTGTTAAACCAATGGAAG GTTCTCTGACTCTTCATCATTGGCAGCAGCTTGCTAAACCCCACCTGGCCACTATTCTAGACCCCCATCCAGGTGTAGTTACCAAAGGCTTCCGCCCTCTCCCTCAGGACAGTGTTTATCACCTGAATGACCTTGAAGAAGATGAAGACCAGGAGAAACTAGCATGGGAACATAAGAGAAAAGAGGAGGAGCCACAGgccagaaaaacaaaagaagaagatgtggaggaggaggaggaggaggaggaggacggAATCACATTTCACGTGCGGTCATCGTCCACTCCGGAAGAGAAGATGGAGAGGAGGCCTGTCCAAAGCACAACTAATGTCCCGCCCCTTCCTGCATCCCTCAGGAATTCCCCTGTACCCATAGCAATGGCTGTCTCCTTAGCAACAGCAGTTAACCTGACTGCTGCTCCTGCAGTTAGTTCTGGAATCTCAGGATCAGCAGTTCCCCAGTTTGACCTGAATGTCTGCTCTAAAGTGCCCTCTACAG ctgTAAATCCTGGGAAATATCAGAGCTCCACTTTTTCCACGTACACCTTCACTACTTGCCGGATCCTGCATCCTAGTGACAGCACACAGGTTACACCCAG CTCTGCCTGTAGTCCTTCTGTCAGCGTCAACACCCCGAGTTCTCTCCGGACCGGTCCCAGTACTCCAGTCACACCCTGCAGGTTGAGTCTGGGTGATTCTTTCCCGGTTCGCCGCCCTGCTGCACCCCCTGGTGGTCTCGCCAAGCTCCTGCTGGAGAAAGGCATCTCTGCTCAGGGTCCCGCTGCTGTGGTGGCACCTAAAAAGCCTCTTTCTCTACGTCTTCTTCCCAGCACTCCTCCAAACTCCCCCTCCCATTCCCCATGCCCCTCCCCTGTGCCCTTCGACTCCCGATCCACCTCTTCGGACAACTTCCTGGCATCCCGTCCCGCTGAGCTCTTCCTGCAAGACGTTTATGGGCTGAAACTCGGTCGTGCCTCCCGACCCGATCTCCTCAGCCCTGAACAATCCCCTCAAGGGCAGTCAACCAAACCAGACTGCCACGGCGTCAAGCTCGTGGAGCAACTTCGCAAGCTAGGCTTGGATAAAAAAGTGCTCCAAGGGTCGGATGCCGATGGTGCCCATCCACAGGAATCTGCCACCTTCCTAGCAACAGGAGGCGGCAGCTTATTGGACGGGCTCAGGCGAAATCAAAGTCTGCCTGTTATGGTTGGCCGCCGTAGCGCATCCGTCTCCAGTCCGTCCTTTCCTGTCCCGCCCCCTCACCCTACTTCCTTGGCCCTTCCCACTCCACCATGGGGGAACCTAAACGAACCGCGCCGCACACGTAGACACGCCTCCCTTTCTCAGGCCCCACCCCACCTGCATAATTCATAA